Sequence from the Thermus tengchongensis genome:
TCAACACGGGGGAAACCGTGGTCCAAGGCGTCACCTTCGGCCAAGGGGACTGGGCCCGGGTACGGCTCACCGCCGTCACGGGAGCCTCCACCCTGGTCTTTGACCCACGCGGCATCCCCACCTCCTTTACCGCTTCCACCGTCACCCTGCGCAACCGGGCGGAAACGTACACCAAGACCGTGCAGATCTCTGGTCAAGGGAGGGCGAGCGTGCAATGAGAAGGAGTGGCCTTACCATCATAGAAGTCCTAATCGCCATGGCTATCCTAGGCATTGCGTTTGGAGCCTTGCTGTTTAATCAGCTTTCTAACTTACGCACCTCCGCACGCATGAGATTGGTCACGGAGATCAAAGCCGCACTTACGCAGGTCTTGGAAGCTAAGAACGCTGAGGTTCTGGCAAAAAGCGGCTCTATCTACGCTTTTGACGATTATTATTGGGGCTGCCCGTCTGCCGTTGCGAACGCTAGCAGCATCATCGGTAGACCCCTCAACTCTGTAGCTTGTTCAGGCAACAGCACGGTGGGGCGCGTCACCGTCTCGTGGAGCGTGAGTGGAGAGAGCGGCATCCAAGGAGAGGGACTCATCCTACTAAGCGCCAGGGGTTCCATAGCCAACATGACCACATCCCCCCAGGTGGCCCTGATCCGTCGCGTCTCTTGCTACGACGTTTATCCATCCCCCACCCGAGATGCCCCTGCCCCCTGTCCCACCCCCACCGCCTCTGGAGGGGGTCGGCCATGAAGCGTCAGGGTTTTTCCCTCCTGGAACTTCTGCTTGCATCAGCCATCCTGGTCGTCCTCGGAGTCTTGGTCACCCGAGCCCTCCTAGACCAAGCCGACTTAGCCCGACGCACGCAAGCCCGAAACGAGGTGCAAGACCGCGTGCGCATGGTTATGGAGCTGGTGAAGCAAGACTTGATGATGGCCGGAAGCAGCCGATACGTGAGTTTCTCCGCCGGTTCAGCAAACTCGTTCATCGCCGGGGTCACGGAAGCCATCTCGGGTTGGCAGGGATGCTCCAGTACCAACCCCTGCCTTTCCGCCGATGCAGGAAACTCTACTAGCTTGCGGGACCGCTTCTCCGTTCGCTACATTACCAGCCTTAGACCAACATCGGAAGCCTGCCGAAAAGTGGAGTATAGCTTTGACTCGTATACCCTTCGCCGAAGCGACGTGGGCTGCTCCCAATCTGCCAGCCCTCAGCCCCTGGCGGACAACATCTTGGTTCTTAACCTGCGTTTTGAGTGCTCGGACGGCAGTTTTGCCGATACGGGCAGCCCGCCTTGCACGGGCAATCGATATGCGCGAGCAGCGTATATCACGGTCGTAGGTTTTTCCTTAACCCCGGCCCCTGGAAACCCGCCTGATGCCTCGTCCTTCAGCGTCGTGTCGGGCAACTCCACTCTGACCGAAAACTGCCCGTTGGGGCGGATATGCTTTGGCACCAGCGAAAGGGTCGAACTACCCAGCCTGAAGGACCAGTAGGAGGTACTCCGTGCGCCGAGAAGGAATTGCCCTGGTAGCCACCCTGGCCGTGGTGGTGGTGATAGCCGTCCTCGTCTTTGGAACTTTCTTCACCACACAGCTGGAAATCTGGACCACCCGAAACGACGTGACCGCTAATCAAGCTTACGCCGTGGCGCAAGCGGGCATCCAGAAGTACAAGACCCTGGCCTTTCAGACCTTTCGCTACTACCTGAACAACATCAATACCTACGGAAGCGAGCTGGCCCGCTATGCCCAGTGTGGCAACCTGCTCACCATTGGTCTGGATCTCGACCGCAA
This genomic interval carries:
- a CDS encoding type II secretion system protein, which produces MRRSGLTIIEVLIAMAILGIAFGALLFNQLSNLRTSARMRLVTEIKAALTQVLEAKNAEVLAKSGSIYAFDDYYWGCPSAVANASSIIGRPLNSVACSGNSTVGRVTVSWSVSGESGIQGEGLILLSARGSIANMTTSPQVALIRRVSCYDVYPSPTRDAPAPCPTPTASGGGRP
- a CDS encoding prepilin-type N-terminal cleavage/methylation domain-containing protein, with amino-acid sequence MKRQGFSLLELLLASAILVVLGVLVTRALLDQADLARRTQARNEVQDRVRMVMELVKQDLMMAGSSRYVSFSAGSANSFIAGVTEAISGWQGCSSTNPCLSADAGNSTSLRDRFSVRYITSLRPTSEACRKVEYSFDSYTLRRSDVGCSQSASPQPLADNILVLNLRFECSDGSFADTGSPPCTGNRYARAAYITVVGFSLTPAPGNPPDASSFSVVSGNSTLTENCPLGRICFGTSERVELPSLKDQ